A single region of the Branchiostoma lanceolatum isolate klBraLanc5 chromosome 1, klBraLanc5.hap2, whole genome shotgun sequence genome encodes:
- the LOC136434663 gene encoding serine-rich adhesin for platelets-like — protein MIREKTARGLWKSYRVVERSDAGDLAAAPSAENVSSLELGNTTVIASVCDIGDDNSSQGESESEYITLVISDDVERQRLSENGGEITQSQGHATAVSEHHPTSTDMAVTVELCKGHVTDTGVNVNTSEQSATFQKIVTDKTESKATKEHGKNSGQTNYRQMNSSEVSLSQGDSSNMPAFGKTPQANTTIGGDNNGGQICSTKGEHASDIPVILTHESNRGQSAGESPAAERGKYRGHQTVGAVLKNELRSTPTCTSGADSMYEGHVPETGIIDANTNKQNHGTIDENEADNIFLQDGMNTDQTCSTPEVSLPKGEPSSTQASGTTPQANATTGEDETMCPADSSPIFNTPVVSVTTDTPDMGQSVGETPANTSGRTGASMPLGWENQVAEISYCSSEQTAVSCHQPITSTISKNLFPSRKRRRKRLSSIPEEITEILDTNNEDFGTVKHQELVSITAGNETAVELEDDTRHTAEVTTTEKGVVKISSSLGNGLKGTGQGEISEDIAEGLSVYVQSVTDSCKTEQTVLSESLRSNSGTSKANPSCVQVMESKDDAEHTQSFKKTMATMTEKAKDTDMAEFEGQHHNGQGATDTVKTDQVVLSEGESLGLTPPLSTAMENAGHVQTTFTQQDKAMSPPEAGNMLLNGVTGVYPLCNDTEGSPEQGTNKSEAKPYVKPDLSAGHPDHVKTTLARKNQLLEEELSNPNEIQDCVTFAEGKNEDISAKSASGKMLANNHLILHEVESLNTCSKDELIAKIAELTQENITLKATQQTSSKADDRMVAFKSAGENQESENNMETNPLSPEPYRVKLKEMTREVSELLQDQAELNEEVDTLRQCQEKVDFLILENKSLLFEENGWLADEEDIGSQADTDFEEDSVLQSLREELAITQGQLKEKDKKLQEAEENVAQLTEELDRLKSGRKAAKKPTTKTEKRRRSTTSQEVSLLESHMVFSTKVETILGEVREHVQKLEVENAKLKDEKKELELKLTKERS, from the coding sequence ATGATTCGTGAGAAGACAGCGCGAGGACTGTGGAAGTCCTACAGAGTTGTGGAACGCTCAGATGCAGGAGATTTGGCTGCTGCCCCTTCTGCTGAAAATGTGAGTTCCCTCGAGCTCGGTAACACAACTGTCATTGCTTCTGTTTGTGACATTGGTGATGACAATAGCAGCCAAGGTGAGTCCGAATCAGAGTACATCACTTTGGTCATCTCAGACGACGTTGAGAGACAAAGGCTGTCGGAAAATGGTGGGGAGATAACACAAAGTCAAGGGCATGCAACTGCAGTTTCAGAACATCACCCAACGTCAACAGATATGGCTGTGACAGTTGAACTGTGCAAAGGTCACGTCACTGATACTGGAGTTAATGTTAACACTTCTGAGCAAAGTGCCACCTTCCAGAAAATAGTTACTGATAAAACTGAGAGCAAGGCTACAAAAGAACATGGCAAGAACTCTGGACAAACAAACTATAGACAAATGAACTCTTCGGAGGTCAGTTTGTCACAAGGTGATTCATCAAATATGCCAGCCTTTGGAAAAACACCGCAGGCAAACACAACAATTGGAGGTGACAACAATGGCGGACAGATATGTTCAACAAAGGGTGAGCACGCATCTGACATCCCGGTCATTCTGACACATGAATCCAATAGGGGTCAAAGTGCTGGGGAATCACCTGCAGCCGAGAGAGGGAAATACAGGGGTCACCAAACTGTAGGAGCTGTTTTAAAGAACGAGCTGAGgtcaacacctacatgtacgtcagGGGCAGACAGTATGTATGAAGGTCATGTCCCCGAAACTGGGATTATTGATGCAAACACCAACAAGCAAAATCACGGCACCATTGATGAAAATGAAGCTGACAACATTTTTCTACAAGATGGGATGAATACGGACCAAACATGCTCTACTCCTGAGGTCAGTTTACCCAAAGGTGAACCATCGAGTACGCAAGCCTCTGGCACAACACCGCAGGCAAACGCAACAACAGGTGAAGATGAGACAATGTGTCCAGCAGACAGTAGTCCGATATTTAACACGCCGGTGGTTTCAGTAACGACAGATACACCGGATATGGGTCAAAGTGTTGGAGAGACACCTGCCAACACGAGTGGAAGAACCGGTGCCTCCATGCCCCTAGGTTGGGAGAATCAGGTTGCAGAGATCAGTTACTGTAGCTCCGAGCAGACAGCAGTGTCCTGTCACCAACCAATTACTTCAACTATCTCCAAAAACCTGTTCCCATCCAGAAAAAGGAGGAGGAAACGGTTGTCATCCATTCCAGAGGAAATTACTGAGATTTTGGACACAAACAATGAAGATTTTGGGACAGTAAAACATCAGGAGCTAGTCAGCATAACAGCTGGGAATGAGACAGCAGTAGAGTTAGAAGATGATACAAGACACACGGCTGAGGTAACTACAACAGAAAAAGGTGTGGTTAAAATTTCTTCCTCTTTAGGAAACGGTCTGAAGGGTACTGGGCAGGGTGAAATTTCTGAGGATATTGCAGAAGGTCTCAGTGTTTATGTGCAAAGTGTAACCGATTCCTGTAAGACAGAACAAACAGTATTGTCTGAATCACTGAGATCAAATTCAGGTACATCCAAGGCTAATCCAAGTTGTGTACAGGTTATGGAAAGCAAAGACGATGCAGAGCATACTCAGTCTTTCAAAAAGACAATGGCAACGATGACCGAGAAGGCAAAGGATACTGACATGGCTGAATTCGAAGGTCAACATCATAATGGGCAGGGTGCAACAGACACCGTCAAGACGGATCAAGTAGTATTGTCTGAGGGTGAATCACTTGGATTAACTCCTCCATTGAGCACAGCTATGGAGAATGCTGGGCACGTACAAACAACTTTCACTCAACAAGACAAAGCAATGTCTCCACCTGAGGCAGGTAACATGCTATTGAATGGGGTCACTGGAGTGTACCCACTGTGTAATGATACAGAAGGCAGCCCAGAGCAAGGTACAAATAAGTCTGAGGCAAAACCATACGTCAAACCCGACTTGTCAGCAGGTCACCCTGACCATGTCAAGACAACCTTAGCTCGCAAAAATCAACTGCTGGAGGAAGAATTGAGCAATCCAAATGAAATACAAGATTGTGTTACATTTGCAGAAGGAAAGAATGAGGACATTTCAGCAAAAAGTGCCTCAGGAAAAATGCTGGCAAACAACCATCTTATCTTACACGAGGTCGAGTCCCTAAACACATGCAGTAAAGACGAGTTAATTGCAAAAATTGCAGAGCTCACACAAGAGAACATCACCTTAAAGGCTACTCAACAAACATCAAGCAAAGCTGATGACAGGATGGTGGCTTTTAAAAGTGCGGGGGAGAATCAAGAAAGTGAAAACAACATGGAAACGAACCCATTAAGCCCAGAGCCATACAGAGTGAAACTTAAGGAAATGACGCGAGAAGTCAGCGAGTTGCTGCAGGACCAGGCTGAACTTAACGAGGAGGTGGACACCTTAAGACAGTGTCAGGAGAAAGTGGACTTTCTTATCTTGGAGAACAAAAGTCTGTTATTTGAAGAGAATGGGTGGCTTGCTGATGAAGAGGACATTGGGTCGCAGGCGGACACTGACTTTGAAGAAGACAGCGTTCTACAGAGTCTTAGAGAAGAGTTAGCCATTACACAAGGACAGCTTaaggaaaaagacaaaaagcttCAAGAGGCGGAAGAAAATGTAGCACAACTTACGGAAGAGTTGGACAGACTCAAGTCTGGAAGAAAAGCAGCCAAAAAGCCGacaacaaaaactgaaaaacgAAGACGGTCTACAACCTCCCAGGAGGTCAGTCTGCTGGAATCACACATGGTTTTTTCGACAAAGGTGGAGACCATCCTGGGGGAGGTACGAGAGCATGTACAGAAGCTGGAGGTAGAAAATGCAAAGCTGAAGGATGAGAAGAAAGAACTTGAACTGAAACTGACAAAGGAAAGGTCCTAA
- the LOC136434667 gene encoding UBX domain-containing protein 11-like isoform X1, translating to MSSPMSSLGRGKKPPLQGGRPGQRPVPFRHPEYTNDEESMFQEIFGDSPSSSIGNSPKTRSPFASVGASPRHSPKGGKNTPGPGPTDHELMSTMMKRIAQLESRVTHYSKEVIEKDKKIKVLEEKTKLLTKAKDASKDSPSRVQELERKCLLLQQQVYEMETFLADYGMVWVGEETRSNSSVYVELEGEVEEDDEDKEEEAGLEERIDQATVGTNTMWKPASSYRIGTSVVSSSDFKLDYNTLIENIKDLNVLAGEGEQKIVKTSDGATLQRADPIPLTLYANGIFMFNGPFRPMAEPSTQLFLQDIMDGYFPSELQTRFPDGVPFTVSDKRDTVFKDKRWQEEFPGSGHVLGGDTKPSRLLPSNLRGRKEEHTWGSDSQLRETSEAPVPMMSVDQFLNKVPSSVIKGGRVIDIRASLGETLKGGSGDRSSVTVIDTPVAKEMKERLEKSEAERPPSARDITTLRVKAGEQNFILKMRFSDTIGDVRRQLEHYRPAGSGDYELLTTFPNKVYRDNTASLHSCGLTPNAALHIRLRKT from the exons ATGAGTTCCCCAATGTCGTCCCTTGGCCGGGGAAAGAAACCTCCGCTGCAGGGAGGAAGACCAGG ACAGAGACCTGTACCTTTCAGACATCCTGAATACACCA ATGATGAGGAGTCGATGTTCCAGGAGATATTTGGAGACTCTCCTTCCTCCAGCATCGGTAACTCCCCCAAGACGCGCAGCCCCTTTGCCTCGGTAGGAGCCAGCCCAAGACACAGTCCTAAAGGAGGCAAGAACACACCTGGCccag GCCCCACAGACCATGAGTTGATGTCCACCATGATGAAGAGAATCGCCCAGCTTGAGAGCAGAGTCACCCACTACAGCAAGGAGGTCATCGAGAAAGACAAGAAAATCAAAGTCTTGGAGGAAAAGACCAAACTTCTCACAAAGGCCAAAG aTGCCAGCAAAGACAGCCCGAGTCGTGTACAGGAACTGGAGAGGAAATGTTTACTCCTACAGCAGCAGGTTTACGAGATGGAG ACGTTCCTGGCAGACTACGGGATGGTGTGGGTTGGGGAGGAGACCCGCTCAAACTCCAGTGTGTACGTGGAGCTGGAGGGGGAGGTGGAGGAGGATGATGAAGATAAGGAGGAGGAGGCTGGACTGGAGGAGAGAATAGATCAAGCCACAGTCGGCACAAACACCATGTGGAAACCTG CTTCATCCTATCGCATAG GGACCTCTGTGGTGTCTTCATCAGACTTTAAGCTGGACTACAACACCCTGATAGAGAACATTAAGGACCTGAATGTGCTAGCAGGGGAGGGGGAACAGAAAATTGTCAAGACATCAGATGGAGCCACACTGCAG AGAGCAGACCCCATCCCTCTGACATTGTATGCCAATGGCATCTTCATGTTCAATGGACCGTTCAGACCTATGGCTGAACCCTCGACGCAG CTGTTTCTACAAGACATCATGGACGGCTACTTCCCTTCAGAACTCCAAACCAGGTTTCCTGATGGGGTACCTTTTACT GTTTCAGACAAAAGGGACACTGTGTTCAAAGACAAAAGATGGCAGGAGGAGTTCCCAGGGTCAGGTCACGTGTTGGGCGGAGACACCAAACCCTCCCGCCTGTTGCCTAGCAACTTGAGAGGCAGAAAAGAGGAGCATACCTGGGGGAGCGACTCACAGCTGAGGGAGACCAGCGAGGCCCCTG TTCCAATGATGAGTGTAGATCAGTTCTTGAACAAGGTGCCGTCTTCTGTTATCAAAGGAGGCAGAGTTATCGACATCAGGGCATCTCTCGGAGAAACTCTCAAG GGTGGCAGTGGTGACAGGTCCAGTGTGACAGTGATTGACACTCCTGTTGCCAAGGAGATGAAGGAAAG GTTAGAGAAATCTGAGGCAGAACGACCTCCCTCGGCCAGGGACATCACGACCTTGAGAGTCAAGGCAGGGGAACAGAACTTCATCTTAAAGATGCGCTTCTCAGATACAATAGGGGACGTAAGACGTCAGTTAGAACACTACAG ACCTGCTGGTTCAGGGGACTATGAACTATTGACGACCTTCCCTAACAAGGTTTACAGGGACAACACAGCCAGTCTACACTCCTGTGGTCTCACTCCTAATGCTGCATTACACATCAGGCTCAGAAAAACATAG
- the LOC136434667 gene encoding UBX domain-containing protein 11-like isoform X2, which translates to MSSPMSSLGRGKKPPLQGGRPGQRPVPFRHPEYTNDEESMFQEIFGDSPSSSIGNSPKTRSPFASVGASPRHSPKGGKNTPGPGPTDHELMSTMMKRIAQLESRVTHYSKEVIEKDKKIKVLEEKTKLLTKAKDASKDSPSRVQELERKCLLLQQQVYEMETFLADYGMVWVGEETRSNSSVYVELEGEVEEDDEDKEEEAGLEERIDQATVGTNTMWKPGTSVVSSSDFKLDYNTLIENIKDLNVLAGEGEQKIVKTSDGATLQRADPIPLTLYANGIFMFNGPFRPMAEPSTQLFLQDIMDGYFPSELQTRFPDGVPFTVSDKRDTVFKDKRWQEEFPGSGHVLGGDTKPSRLLPSNLRGRKEEHTWGSDSQLRETSEAPVPMMSVDQFLNKVPSSVIKGGRVIDIRASLGETLKGGSGDRSSVTVIDTPVAKEMKERLEKSEAERPPSARDITTLRVKAGEQNFILKMRFSDTIGDVRRQLEHYRPAGSGDYELLTTFPNKVYRDNTASLHSCGLTPNAALHIRLRKT; encoded by the exons ATGAGTTCCCCAATGTCGTCCCTTGGCCGGGGAAAGAAACCTCCGCTGCAGGGAGGAAGACCAGG ACAGAGACCTGTACCTTTCAGACATCCTGAATACACCA ATGATGAGGAGTCGATGTTCCAGGAGATATTTGGAGACTCTCCTTCCTCCAGCATCGGTAACTCCCCCAAGACGCGCAGCCCCTTTGCCTCGGTAGGAGCCAGCCCAAGACACAGTCCTAAAGGAGGCAAGAACACACCTGGCccag GCCCCACAGACCATGAGTTGATGTCCACCATGATGAAGAGAATCGCCCAGCTTGAGAGCAGAGTCACCCACTACAGCAAGGAGGTCATCGAGAAAGACAAGAAAATCAAAGTCTTGGAGGAAAAGACCAAACTTCTCACAAAGGCCAAAG aTGCCAGCAAAGACAGCCCGAGTCGTGTACAGGAACTGGAGAGGAAATGTTTACTCCTACAGCAGCAGGTTTACGAGATGGAG ACGTTCCTGGCAGACTACGGGATGGTGTGGGTTGGGGAGGAGACCCGCTCAAACTCCAGTGTGTACGTGGAGCTGGAGGGGGAGGTGGAGGAGGATGATGAAGATAAGGAGGAGGAGGCTGGACTGGAGGAGAGAATAGATCAAGCCACAGTCGGCACAAACACCATGTGGAAACCTG GGACCTCTGTGGTGTCTTCATCAGACTTTAAGCTGGACTACAACACCCTGATAGAGAACATTAAGGACCTGAATGTGCTAGCAGGGGAGGGGGAACAGAAAATTGTCAAGACATCAGATGGAGCCACACTGCAG AGAGCAGACCCCATCCCTCTGACATTGTATGCCAATGGCATCTTCATGTTCAATGGACCGTTCAGACCTATGGCTGAACCCTCGACGCAG CTGTTTCTACAAGACATCATGGACGGCTACTTCCCTTCAGAACTCCAAACCAGGTTTCCTGATGGGGTACCTTTTACT GTTTCAGACAAAAGGGACACTGTGTTCAAAGACAAAAGATGGCAGGAGGAGTTCCCAGGGTCAGGTCACGTGTTGGGCGGAGACACCAAACCCTCCCGCCTGTTGCCTAGCAACTTGAGAGGCAGAAAAGAGGAGCATACCTGGGGGAGCGACTCACAGCTGAGGGAGACCAGCGAGGCCCCTG TTCCAATGATGAGTGTAGATCAGTTCTTGAACAAGGTGCCGTCTTCTGTTATCAAAGGAGGCAGAGTTATCGACATCAGGGCATCTCTCGGAGAAACTCTCAAG GGTGGCAGTGGTGACAGGTCCAGTGTGACAGTGATTGACACTCCTGTTGCCAAGGAGATGAAGGAAAG GTTAGAGAAATCTGAGGCAGAACGACCTCCCTCGGCCAGGGACATCACGACCTTGAGAGTCAAGGCAGGGGAACAGAACTTCATCTTAAAGATGCGCTTCTCAGATACAATAGGGGACGTAAGACGTCAGTTAGAACACTACAG ACCTGCTGGTTCAGGGGACTATGAACTATTGACGACCTTCCCTAACAAGGTTTACAGGGACAACACAGCCAGTCTACACTCCTGTGGTCTCACTCCTAATGCTGCATTACACATCAGGCTCAGAAAAACATAG
- the LOC136434668 gene encoding tripartite motif-containing protein 2-like, with the protein MAAVSSNLGEQIRDELSCSICLELFTRPKVLPCQHTFCQDCLQELARKDETFQCPNCRLQVSLPSEGVEGFPDSCFMANMCERLQNKATLTEKTSEQPLSENRCSLHPSEELKVYCKQCQIPVCEQCLEGAHDDHRITTIKKAAQERRFTVQALIDEGRNILESYCNFIRDLREKEKTLNEQKQQTSSIILAYSTFLSEVEQNHRRNLDTIQKERIRVLADVNELSAACDRAEQEMKQGRIEFLNQETLLAKVVGKYRGKAAPTPVQTQPAVFQPTDSPVSLLGHVMVQSFPSTPIPAAPTCTSSNGAAGGTGHHHGNPEQEEYHQYQRLTFGGRGSNTGQFDNPSGVTVSKEGEIFVADFWNRRIQLFTLQGIYVWQFEIYPVSESTNPENVAMNIAGKLWMVGRTKFDNNFALQFYFDKQNNRTNPMKNINLQRTGWSRGVAVDTKKNYILITQSTGDWPKRNGEVQVFREDGKLVRVVGQQQGMKYPQHITVDGEGNILVSDYDNHCIYVYNDAGQFLFKFGG; encoded by the coding sequence atggcggctgtaTCGTCAAATTTGGGGGAGCAAATCCGTGATGAACTGTCCTGCAGCATCTGTCTGGAGCTGTTCACCAGGCCCAAGGTGCTCCCCTGTCAGCACACTTTCTGTCAGGACTGTCTACAGGAGCTTGCAAGAAAGGACGAGACTTTCCAGTGCCCAAACTGCCGTCTTCAGGTCAGTCTGCCATCTGAAGGGGTAGAAGGTTTCCCTGACAGTTGCTTTATGGCCAATATGTGCGAGAGACTGCAAAACAAGGCAACACTGACAGAGAAAACATCAGAACAACCCCTGTCTGAAAACAGGTGCAGCTTGCATCCCTCTGAGGAGTTAAAAGTGTACTGTAAACAATGTCAGATACCAGTTTGTGAACAGTGTTTGGAGGGGGCTCATGATGATCATCGTATAACAACCATCAAGAAAGCTGCACAGGAAAGGAGATTTACAGTCCAGGCCTTGATTGATGAGGGAAGGAACATTCTGGAAAGTTACTGCAACTTTATCAGAGATctaagagagaaagagaaaaccCTGAATGAACAGAAACAGCAGACAAGCAGCATCATTCTGGCCTACAGCACTTTTTTGTCTGAAGTTGAACAAAATCACAGGAGAAACTTAGACACAATACAGAAGGAAAGGATCAGAGTGTTGGCAGATGTcaatgaactgtctgctgcctgCGATCGAGCTGAACAAGAAATGAAGCAAGGAAGAATCGAGTTTCTCAATCAGGAAACTCTTTTGGCCAAGGTGGTAGGAAAGTACAGGGGAAAGGCAGCACCAACTCCTGTACAAACCCAGCCTGCTGTCTTCCAGCCCACAGACTCCCCAGTGTCACTATTGGGACATGTGATGGTCCAGTCTTTCCCATCTACACCAATTCCTgcagcacctacatgtacatcaagtaATGGTGCAGCTGGGGGCAcaggtcatcaccatggcaacccggAGCAGGAAGAGTATCATCAGTATCAGAGGTTGACATTTGGTGGAAGGGGATCAAACACAGGGCAGTTTGACAATCCAAGTGGTGTTACTGTGTCAAAGGAAGGGGAAATATTTGTAGCAGACTTTTGGAATAGGAGGATCCAACTCTTTACTCTGCAGGGAATATATGTTTGGCAGTTTGAAATATACCCAGTAAGTGAATCAACGAATCCAGAAAATGTAGCCATGAACATAGCGGGGAAACTGTGGATGGTGGGGAGGACGAAATTTGATAATAACTTTGCCCTGCAGTTTTACTTCGACAAGCAGAACAACAGGACTAACCCGATGAAAAACATTAATCTACAAAGGACAGGGTGGAGCAGAGGAGTTGCTGTGGACACCAAGAAAAACTATATCCTCATTACACAATCTACTGGAGACTGGCCAAAACGGAATGGGGAAGTGCAGGTGTTCAGGGAAGATGGGAAACTAGTGAGAGTTGTAGGTCAGCAGCAGGGGATGAAGTACCCACAGCACATCACTGTGGACGGGGAAGGGAACATTCTTGTGTCAGACTATGACAATCACTGTATCTACGTGTACAATGATGCCGGACAGTTTCTGTTCAAGTTTGGAGGTTAG